TTCCTGTaatacaaaattggggagaaaaaaaaacaatttcccTGACACCTTTTAGCCCTCGCAACAAAAATAAACATCAGCCCATTCCACCATTTAACCCTGTCTAAAACCTACTCCAGACCAACGGTCTGGGAGGACTtataacactaccactcaacATCCACTGcaactcttctgcagtaaaacCTTGCAATCCAAAGTACTTCTCTGTgactgccaccacaacctctattTTCTGTGACTTTACGTTCCATTTCCGCATTATAGTTGACAAACACGGCTATGAATGCTAAGAAACCAACCTTACAGATGCACATATTACTCTTATCCCTCTTTGTGGGTCTCTGCCAACTCACAggaatcctctcaggatccctcaccctgtACCCTGTAACCCCTCACCCTGTACCCCCTCACCCTGTACCCTGTACCCCCTCACCCTGTACCCTGTATCCCCCTCACCCTGTACCCCCTCACCCTGTACCCTGTACACCCCTCACCCTGTACCCTGTACCCCCTCACCCTGTACCCCCTCACCCTGTACCCTGTAACCCCTCACCCTGTACCCCCTCACCCTGTACCCCCTTCACCCTGTACCCTGTACCCCCTCACCCTGTACCCTGTAACCCCTCACCCTGTACCCTGTCCCCCTCACCCTGTACCCCCTTCACCCTGTACCCTGTACCCCCCTCACCCTGTACCCATCTTCCTCACCCACTCTCTTCACTTCTTACAACACTTCTTTACAACACTTCTTTACTACTCTGACCCATGCTGACCTCCAGCTGCCTGTGTCTCACCGGACAGCTCCGATTCCATCCCCATGATCACCCCCACAGCTCACACACAGCTTTCTCCAccgatactacacattcctttgtctcatgtcatcctgcacacttctcacatctaggaatctccctcctacacactgctgccagatgaccataagcttggcacataAAACACTAGTATTTTCAGAACAAAAGCTCTCACGGGACAACGGACACATCCTATCTTGACCTAGTCGGGCAAAAACTCTGCATCAAAACTCAGCAGGATGGACAAAGTCTTCTCCGTTCAACCACGTTTTCCACCGGGTCTACGTCACACCAAACGACTGGCTTCACAGACACCAGGAATCCTCCAGCGGATCCTCCTCAACACTTAAAGCCACCTCcgttatcactcctttcaatgtTGCCCTACTTCCGGACAGAAAAACAGTCATAGTTCTTGTCCCTAGTTGCGTGGTCTGAAGCACCAGCTCCCTCTGGACTGAAGAAACAAAATAAATCTGTCTGACTATATATGTTTCTCAGTTCACGAGACCACTTCGAGTTACTTTCACCGATTCAACAGTCCCCAATCTCTTTTCCACCGAACCTGAATATTTTTCAGCCAGAATACAAGGATCCATTCTCTTCACAAATCTCACTCCCACTGGGTCTGAATCATCATAAGGATGAGACACAAACCCGGCAGTCGTCACTGTAGGGACTTCATCCACTAGTCAGGGTCCATCTCTGAACCACAGGAGGACATATCCCTCTTTTTGCTCCTGATGTCAACCTTCTTCACAGCACAGcttccctctacactcagctccttCCTCCCAGCACAGCTTCCCTCTTCACTCAGCTCCATCCTCACAGCACAGCTTCCCTCTTCACTCATGTCCTTcttcacagcacagcacagcttcCCTCTTCACTCATGTCCTTCTTCACAGCACAGCTTCCCTCTTCACTCATGTCCTTCTTCATGGCACAGCTTCCCACATGTCCTTCTTCATGGCACAGCTTCCCTCATGTCCTTCTTCACAGCACAGCTTCCCTCTTCACTCATGTCCTTCTTCATGGCACAGCTTCCCTCTTCACTCATGTCCTTCTTCATGGCACAGcttccctctacactcagctccttCCTCAGAGCACAGcttccctctacactcagctccATCCTCACAGCACAGCTTCCCTCTTCACTCAGCTCCTTCCTCACAGCACAGCTTCCCTCTTCACTCAGCTCCTTCTCTGCGGATATCACTGCACCTGTCACTCTCGTCGTGTGGAGGgcaacccgaaacgtttgacccaagttaatcaatttaaagggcaatactaccaaatactaattgtgtgtatgtaaactactgacccactgggaatgtgatgaaagaaataaaagctgaaataaatcattctcactactattattctgacatttcacattcttaaaataaagtggtgatcctaactgacctaagacagggacatttttactaggattaaatgtcaggaattatgaaaaactgagtttaaatgtatttggctaaggtgtatataaacttctgacttcaactgtgtatatatatatatatatatataagctgAAATCAATATTATCTATATTCTCCGGATAATCATTTACTGCCTAACAATAATACTAATTAGAATTATGTTATTGAGGACTGGCCAGTAACACATTAATTATTTATTAATAATTGAACCCTTAATTCAGGTCGAATATATTGATATACGGCATAATAAAAGCCTTATTTactactttatatatatatatatatattacacacacttatatatacacacacttataAACTACTTAATAGTGGCTAATATGTGAACCTTGTATAAAAAtaaagtagcacactatatgTGTTCACATTTTAATGAATAAACCCACTCTATATGTGTTCACAACATTTTAATGAATAAACCCACTCTGTGTTCACAACATTTTAATGAATAAACCCACTCTATATGTGTTCACAACATTTTAATGAATAAACCCACTCTATATGTGTTCACAACATTTTAATGAATAAACCCACTCTATATGTGTTCACAACATTTTAATGAATAAACCCACTCTATATGTGTTCACAACATTTTAATGAATAAACCCACTCTATATGTGTTCACAACATTTTAATGAATAAACCCACTCTATATGTGTTCACAACATTTTAATGAATAAACCCACTCTATATGTGTTCACAACATTTTAATGAATAAACCTCAACCAAAGTTTCACAATGCAGTGCCTTCTTTAGGAAAGGTTAATATGTGTATTTAAAGCATAGTGTTAACCATGCTTTTAATTGATCGGAAAGATAGAAGACGAGACAAGAAAGACAGGAGACGTTTTACATggcagtcatttagcagacgctcctatccagtcGGGCTGTGGCACTAACCACAAGACCACTGCAGGCCGCTCCATAAAGACATTTGATTTTTCATTCTTATACAACTTTCATAGCAAAAGGATTTGTCATTTCTCAAATATTAAAAGGGCAATCTGGGAATGGTACACCCATTTTTTTTTACTTATAAGTTAGACACACTCcagctaaaaaaataaataaaataaaaatgtttcttGTTGAAACAATATCTATCCCAATTAATGTACACCCACTTAAGGGTATAACATATATGTTTTGTGCAAATTAGTGGTTAGACGACCAATAGAGAACAGAAGGGGAAAAGCCCCTCCCACTTGTGCCATGTCATGACTTACTTGAACCACccattgagatgtgccttttgttaaaTAAATAACGTGATAAATGAGATGAAAATGAGACTAAAGTGCCTCTTTAATGATATATAGCCATTAATTCTTGAAGAATGTAACTTAAaatgtctcatgagcttagtGCTGTCCTACTTCACCACaagccaaaatataagcttgttttaatatattttttataaacaatgtaattgtaaaaaaaaaacattgtaaagCTTACAAAACATGGTTAAAGCTATCAGACAGTCATTGTTTCCAAccctctgtctatgaatttaagAGATACATTTCTTCAGCTCTATCCCTAAGCTTTTTACAAAACAATGTCAGGGTCACTGTTTGTTTGAATCCCATATTGCCCCTTTAATAAATAAGTAAATACATTTCAGGTTATCCATCTTCACAAATAAATCAAGACAACAGTAAGGCCCATTGAAAACAACACTCACTCAGCAAGATGTGCCCAGGGAAAAGTGAACACACAATATACTAGATAGCCTATTGCTGCATATCCTTCCCAACTCATATCCTATCTCCTTCCCAACTCATATCCTATCTCCTTCCCAACTCATATCCTATCTCCTTCCCAACTCATATCCTATCTCCTTCCCAACTCATATCCTATCTCCTTCCCAACTCTCTTTCTTCCAGAGCATGCCAGCCATTACTTTAAAAGATACATCTCCCGAACGAATTGCACTTGCACTCAGACTGCCAATTAAACCTTGCCCTTGACAGCATCACGGAAATCATTTAAATGGTAAGAAACATCAGAATGAACAAGGTGCTCAGCAAATAAAGGGAGCTGAACAAACTGTGCCCATGATCAAAAATGGATTCGCAAGGGTAAGGGTAGGGGTAAGGGTAGGGGtaagggtaggggtaggggtaggggttggGGTCGACAGTAGTTGTTGGGCCATCAGAACAGATGTAATCGCTGTCAGCATCTACCCCACTGGAGGTAAATTGGACAAAGCCTGGCTTGTCGGTCCTGATATGGGTGTCGATCCAGGACTGGTAACGGGACACTCTGGTGTAGATCCCAGGGAGATTGGGCCGAGCGCAGCCTTGACCCCAACTAACAACCCCAGACTGGACCCAGACAGAGTTCTGTTGGATCACCATTGGACCTCCTGAGTCACCCTGAGAAGATGGAGCAAGGTCATTAAAAGAAGGATCTAGGAAATGAAATGGAACagggcccagtttttcaaaaCTTATCAGATTTCTGCAATCTGATCAGTTtaaaagcatagaaatagaatgagtaGAACAGGCGTATCATTGACCTGAATGGGGACgcccgttctattcattctatttctatgcatttaatcctatccGCTTGCCGAAATCCAAATCgataacttttgaaaaactgggcACTGTCGTAGAACAAGATGAGTTAGCGTGAACTTTACCTGACATGAGTCCTTGCCCCCTGCCAGATCACCAGCACAGAGCATGTTGTCTGTGATTGAGCCGGCTCCATTGAGGCAGTCACACTGTCTGTTCCCCACAACTGAAACCTCCACTTCTTGCAGATCctgaggggatgagaggggaacTGAAGGAAATAAAGGAAGTGATGGGAGATTAAAAATGGGAGGTAACAACTTTATGACAATTTACATCagaataataataagaagaaatTCATGTGCACCTGAATTCTGACCACTGGGGGGCACTGTTTCACATAAAACATCATCTCATCAACATCTCCTACAATGGATCATGAATGTGTCCTCACCTCCTTCATTGATGTTGCCCCAGCCGGTCACCCAGCTATCAGTACCATTGTTGAAAACACTATCACTTGCTGCCAGACAGACGGGTCGGATGTAGTTTGTGAAGTTGACTGGTGAGGAGAGTCTGAGCAGAGCGATGTCGTTGTCCTTTGTTAAACCGTTGTAAGATGGATGTATTATGATCTCAGCCACAGTTCTGGACACTTCGTTGGGGTTAATCCCCTCCAGGGTCTGTTGACCAAGGCTAATGTTCCAACCATCTGGGTCTGAGCTTTGTTGGAAcgaaaaatgtaattaaattaagATGGATCAAAGTTATGAAATATaagattattatatatatatatattatatacagttacaTTTTGGAAAAGTTATTTCAAGAGTTGCGCTCAGCTGCATCACAAATAACTGACAATTATTTATTCGTAATACAACTTTTATGTCCCCTTGTATCTCACGCTAACTCACCTAGAGAAGCAGTGGGCTGCAGACATCACCCACGCCTTGTTGATGAGGGACCCACCGCAAACATGTCCGTCAGAAGTTTGGAGACTTGCCTGCCAGGGCCAACTTCCTGCAGGGGCATTTTCTCCTCCCACTATTTTGTTGTTGAGTGGAGGGGTGCCACACACTAACATAAAAATAGAGATTATTGGAATTAAATACTCCACATTTGCCATTGGTATTAGATCAACAATTTATATTGGAAATCTATAGTGTGGTATCTGCACCGGGATTTCAGCCAAACTGATTTTAGATGAAAATACAATGTCAGAAACTCATGTTTATCATTTGGAGGGTTCCACAAGGGTTCTGTATGAAGggtgatggttctatgtggaaccatacTGAAGGTTCAAAGGTTCTTTGCAGAAAATTATTATTTCCTCTTTTGAGGGGGCGGTGGCTCATTAGAATATTTTGGGGAGTGGTTTGCTCACAGTTGTTTttgtgaatgtgtgagtgtgtcatgCCAGTTTATCTAATCTGTTGTGTTATGCAATTACATGTTATAAATGTGACCTAAGGACAGAAAACCACAGGAAGAGGTGACCTGGCACGCAGGCCGGGCTTGTCATTTTGGAAGCATGTCAACAGTGGGCGGCTTGTTACTGTGTTTCCCGAATTCCCACACACAGATGGAATTCTTGTCCGGGACTCAGGTGAGTCAGAAAGTGGGGCGCAATATGCAAACAGACTGTGAAATATATACTTTCTCCTTTGAGTCAAGTAAAGGAGAGAAAAATGCATGTTACGCGTCTGAAAACCCGGAGCAGATGGTAGATAGTGAATTTGAAATTGATCCTGACAAAAGTGAGTATGATTCATGGAGAACGTGGATCCATGCCTTTTGGCCTATCCATTTGTGGTGAAGAAGTAGTTGTGTTCTGTCAATTCGATCAGAGTATCCAGAGGTGAACTTTTTGTGCTGTTCATACGGCATTTCAAGACTCAGGGACCAAAGCGGTGTCCTGCTTTTGTTCCGAACCCACTATGGTGTTTGGGGATAGTGGTATATAGAGTATGTTCCGAACCCACTATGGTGTTTGGGGATAGTGGTATATAGAGTATGTTCCGAACCCACTATGGTGTTTGGGGATAGTGGTATATagagtatgtagggttagaggttagaggacGGTTTCCTTTTTCCCCCATTCCCCTTTGCCCTTTTTGTGGTGAATAAATGTGCACTTTTCAAACTTTGAAAGGATACAATAAGCAACAAAGCGTCTACTCTGCCGGAAAGCCAGACAAAGATTACatgttatatacactgagtgtacaaaacataaggaACACCTGCTTTTTACATGCtatagactgaccaagtgaatccatgtgaaagctttcattccttattgatgtcacttgttaaatccacttcaatcagtctggatgaaggggaggagagcagttaaagaaggatttttaagccttgaggcaattCAAATCTAATCTAATTTTATTGTCACATTAACCGAATACAACGGTTCACCTTACCGagaattttcttttcttttttaatttatttaaccagcaagtcagttaagaacaaattcgtatttacaatgacggcctaccagggaacagtggggttaactggcttgttcaggggcagaacgacagatttttaccttgtcagctcagggattcaatccagcaacctttcggttactggcccaacactctaaccactaggctaccactaggctacctgcttacTTACAAggtcttaaccaacaatgctattcaataaatagagttaagaaattatttctaaataaactaaagttaaaaaaaatacaaaaaatacaaaaataacacaataaatgaacaataacgagactatatacaggaggtaccggtaccgagtcaatgtgctgggtaCAGGTTCGTCGAGGTAAATCTCTatatgtaggtagggataaagtgactatgtatagataataaacagcgagaagcagcagtgtaaaatgtaaatagtccgggtgcccatttcattaattgttcaggagtcttttgtCAAGGGGCTAGCTGTTAAGGAACcttttggacctggacttggcactcctgtaccgcttgccgtgcggtagtagagagaacggtctatgacttgggtggctggagtctttgccaatgttttagggccttcctcggaCACGCCTAGTatttaggtcctggatggcaggaagcttggccccagtgatgtgctgggccatatgcactaccctctgtagggccttacggtcagatgctgagcattagccataccaggcggtgatgcaaccggtcaagatgctctcaagc
This region of Oncorhynchus tshawytscha isolate Ot180627B linkage group LG25, Otsh_v2.0, whole genome shotgun sequence genomic DNA includes:
- the LOC112224675 gene encoding tryptase; protein product: MGSQRTLSVLLLLMMGMVTTAFPATTTIAGITSTVGSSSATVCGTPPLNNKIVGGENAPAGSWPWQASLQTSDGHVCGGSLINKAWVMSAAHCFSSSDPDGWNISLGQQTLEGINPNEVSRTVAEIIIHPSYNGLTKDNDIALLRLSSPVNFTNYIRPVCLAASDSVFNNGTDSWVTGWGNINEGVPLSSPQDLQEVEVSVVGNRQCDCLNGAGSITDNMLCAGDLAGGKDSCQGDSGGPMVIQQNSVWVQSGVVSWGQGCARPNLPGIYTRVSRYQSWIDTHIRTDKPGFVQFTSSGVDADSDYICSDGPTTTVDPNPYPYPYPYPYPYPYPYPCESIFDHGHSLFSSLYLLSTLFILMFLTI